In the genome of Prosthecobacter debontii, one region contains:
- a CDS encoding thiazole synthase — MPNQPLTIADRTFNSRLMLGTGKFASGELMRQAIIASGTEIVTVALRRADLTGKGDPFANILDFIPKDILLLPNTSGAMNAEEAVRLARLAVAAGLPNWVKLEIHPDPRYLLPDPIETLKAAEILVKEGFTVLPYINADPVLARRLQDVGTATVMPLGSPIGSHQGITTRRQIEIIISQATVPVVVDAGIGAPSHAAEAFEMGADAVLVNTAIAIASDPSRMAEAFKAAVEAGRAAYEIGLADHSEEASATSPLTTFLYQQS; from the coding sequence ATGCCCAATCAGCCCCTCACCATCGCCGACCGCACCTTTAACTCCCGTCTCATGCTGGGCACGGGTAAGTTTGCCTCTGGGGAACTCATGCGCCAAGCCATCATCGCCTCCGGCACTGAGATCGTCACCGTGGCCCTGCGCCGGGCGGATCTCACTGGCAAAGGCGACCCCTTCGCCAATATCCTGGACTTCATCCCCAAGGACATCCTGCTGCTGCCGAATACCAGCGGTGCCATGAATGCCGAGGAAGCCGTGCGCCTCGCCCGCCTCGCCGTCGCCGCGGGCCTGCCCAACTGGGTGAAGCTGGAGATCCATCCTGATCCCCGCTACCTGCTGCCCGACCCCATCGAGACGCTGAAAGCCGCCGAGATCCTGGTGAAGGAAGGCTTCACCGTGCTGCCCTACATCAATGCCGACCCCGTGCTGGCGCGGCGCCTCCAGGACGTGGGCACCGCCACCGTCATGCCCCTGGGCTCCCCCATCGGTTCCCACCAGGGCATCACCACCCGTCGGCAGATCGAGATCATCATCTCTCAGGCCACCGTGCCGGTCGTCGTGGATGCTGGTATCGGTGCCCCGAGCCATGCCGCCGAGGCCTTTGAAATGGGAGCTGATGCCGTGCTGGTGAATACCGCCATCGCCATCGCTAGCGATCCCTCCCGCATGGCCGAGGCCTTCAAAGCCGCCGTCGAAGCTGGACGGGCCGCCTATGAGATCGGTCTCGCCGATCACAGTGAAGAAGCCAGCGCCACCAGCCCCCTGACGACCTTCCTTTACCAGCAATCCTAG
- a CDS encoding class I SAM-dependent methyltransferase, producing the protein MHALTALFHALDTQPEIPVETASRILFLRAQAHPGLEAFKDRLTCEQTWKPHADALVESGQRHTRQAEGKYDLILLLPDRQRDSILSDFARAHELLAEGGMLVTALHNDWGAKRMEQHLAEVAGEVQTLSKHHSRVFWATQPASWKTEVLEQWKAGGAMRRVLDGRFWSQPGLFNWDRIDEGSALLTEHLPHTIGGNVADLGASWGYLSDHLLRKCPNIRTLDMYEADARALECARRNTGLIPVPVRPRILWKDVTQGVGTASYDHVVMNPPFHDGRDADPTLGLKFITVAAQALRTTGDLWLVANKHLPYENLLREAFEHISLIAETRSFKVIHGVKPTLVTRQVRRKSRR; encoded by the coding sequence ATGCACGCCCTCACTGCCCTTTTTCACGCGCTCGATACCCAGCCGGAGATCCCGGTCGAAACCGCCTCCCGCATCCTCTTCCTCCGCGCGCAGGCTCACCCCGGCCTGGAGGCCTTCAAAGATCGCCTGACCTGCGAGCAGACCTGGAAACCCCATGCCGATGCCCTGGTGGAGTCCGGCCAGCGCCACACCCGTCAGGCCGAGGGGAAATACGATCTCATCCTGCTGCTGCCAGATCGCCAGCGTGATAGCATCCTCTCCGACTTTGCCCGCGCTCACGAGCTCCTGGCCGAGGGCGGCATGCTCGTCACCGCACTTCACAACGACTGGGGTGCCAAACGCATGGAGCAGCATCTGGCCGAAGTGGCCGGCGAAGTCCAAACCCTCTCCAAGCATCACAGCCGCGTCTTTTGGGCCACCCAGCCCGCCTCATGGAAAACCGAGGTGCTCGAGCAATGGAAAGCCGGTGGGGCCATGCGCCGCGTGCTGGACGGCCGCTTCTGGTCACAGCCTGGCTTGTTCAACTGGGACCGCATCGATGAAGGCTCCGCCCTGCTCACCGAGCATCTCCCGCACACCATCGGTGGCAATGTCGCAGACCTCGGCGCGAGCTGGGGTTACCTGAGTGATCATCTCCTGCGCAAGTGCCCCAACATCCGCACGCTGGACATGTATGAGGCCGATGCCCGTGCTCTGGAATGTGCGCGTCGTAACACCGGCCTCATCCCCGTCCCCGTCAGGCCCCGCATCCTCTGGAAAGATGTCACGCAAGGGGTCGGCACGGCCAGCTATGACCATGTCGTGATGAACCCGCCCTTTCATGACGGACGCGATGCCGATCCCACCCTGGGATTGAAGTTCATCACCGTCGCCGCCCAGGCCCTGCGCACTACAGGTGACCTCTGGCTCGTGGCCAACAAGCACCTGCCCTATGAGAACCTGCTGCGTGAAGCCTTCGAGCACATCAGCCTCATCGCTGAGACCCGCAGCTTCAAGGTTATCCATGGGGTCAAACCCACCCTGGTGACCCGTCAAGTGCGACGCAAAAGCCGTCGTTAA